In the Flavobacterium sp. J372 genome, one interval contains:
- a CDS encoding transposase — protein MKKRKTYDRNFKFNAVKLGVERGLHKVSKELGIPSSNIYSWQKELQEFGTGSFCGSGYFKNPEQKRIFDLKKKLEELKLQIEIFKNANEHIAAGKPMIFHFIEDNLDRYPLWKMCKALGILTGTYHKWKSQAKSPRQRQSLILEQEVTAIFYEYKQRYGNIRISEELKSRGIKLSPAQVTFLHEKIRPCE, from the coding sequence ATGAAAAAACGTAAAACGTACGACCGTAATTTTAAATTTAACGCCGTCAAATTAGGGGTTGAAAGAGGTCTCCATAAAGTTTCAAAAGAGTTAGGTATACCATCTTCAAATATATACAGCTGGCAAAAGGAACTCCAAGAATTTGGAACGGGAAGTTTTTGCGGAAGTGGTTATTTTAAAAACCCCGAACAAAAAAGAATTTTCGACCTTAAAAAAAAACTGGAAGAATTGAAACTTCAAATTGAAATTTTTAAGAACGCAAATGAGCATATCGCTGCGGGGAAACCTATGATCTTCCACTTTATTGAGGACAATCTGGACAGGTACCCATTATGGAAAATGTGTAAAGCATTAGGAATATTGACAGGAACCTATCATAAATGGAAAAGCCAGGCAAAATCTCCAAGGCAACGACAGAGTCTTATATTGGAACAAGAAGTAACTGCAATATTTTATGAGTACAAACAGCGCTATGGCAATATAAGAATTTCGGAAGAATTAAAAAGCCGGGGCATTAAATTATCACCGGCTCAGGTTACCTTTTTACATGAAAAAATTAGGCCTTGTGAGTAA
- a CDS encoding DDE-type integrase/transposase/recombinase: MKKLGLVSKLSTSNKSKYSSPFIPYNPCIFPNILNRQFNAEKPDQVWVSAITSIQTVTGLLFLTIIMDLYDRNIIGWSLSDRLTIKETSMPAWEMAVQGRTIEKELLFHSDRGPQYANKAFTRKLASYKCIKRSMSRKGNYLDNAIPRNFFTSLKSELVQSDDPVTKKQIEEALIASSRNCSK, translated from the coding sequence ATGAAAAAATTAGGCCTTGTGAGTAAGCTAAGCACCAGCAATAAATCCAAGTATAGTTCACCATTTATTCCTTACAATCCCTGTATTTTTCCTAACATTCTAAACCGGCAATTTAACGCTGAAAAACCTGATCAGGTTTGGGTCTCGGCTATAACGAGCATTCAAACAGTAACAGGACTTTTATTCCTAACAATTATCATGGACTTATATGACCGGAACATTATTGGATGGAGCCTCAGCGACAGACTAACGATAAAAGAAACGTCGATGCCAGCTTGGGAAATGGCCGTTCAGGGTCGTACAATAGAGAAAGAATTACTATTCCATTCAGACAGAGGACCACAGTATGCGAATAAAGCATTTACCCGTAAACTAGCCTCATATAAATGTATTAAGCGCAGTATGAGCCGGAAGGGAAATTATTTAGATAATGCTATACCAAGGAACTTTTTTACCTCCCTTAAGTCTGAACTTGTACAATCAGACGATCCTGTGACAAAAAAACAAATTGAAGAAGCATTGATAGCCTCCTCCAGAAATTGCTCCAAATAA
- a CDS encoding single-stranded DNA-binding protein, with the protein MNIIGRLTADAQVRTLSNSKEVVNFSIATNESYRNKQGERVEQTTYFDCAYWLSAKVAKILTKGTLVELTGRVSAKSWIGKNGEAHAGLNFNTARIKLHLGVKKAETAEPEREAENIEVATYETVSGNDDLPF; encoded by the coding sequence ATGAACATCATCGGAAGACTGACAGCAGATGCGCAGGTGCGTACACTGTCAAACAGCAAAGAGGTAGTAAATTTTTCAATAGCGACAAACGAGAGCTACCGCAACAAACAGGGCGAACGTGTAGAGCAAACCACCTACTTCGACTGCGCCTATTGGCTAAGTGCGAAGGTTGCCAAGATACTCACAAAAGGCACGCTCGTGGAACTGACAGGCAGGGTAAGCGCCAAGTCTTGGATAGGCAAAAATGGTGAGGCTCACGCAGGGCTTAATTTTAATACAGCCCGAATAAAACTGCATCTCGGGGTAAAGAAAGCCGAAACGGCAGAGCCTGAACGCGAAGCGGAAAATATCGAAGTCGCAACCTACGAAACCGTAAGCGGTAACGATGACCTACCATTCTAA